The Pseudomonas parafulva genome includes a window with the following:
- a CDS encoding cytochrome b, producing the protein MQVRNSSSRYGAVSIFMHWGVALTVFSLFGLGLWMVGLDYYDPWRKAGPDLHKSIGLVLLAVMLLRVLWRFVSPPPPALASYGPLTRLGAKLGHLALYLGLFAVMIAGYLISTADGVGIPVFGLFEVPALVSNLPDQADLAGVIHLWLAWGVVVFAGLHALAALKHHFIDHDATLMRMLGRKA; encoded by the coding sequence ATGCAAGTGCGCAATTCATCTTCACGCTACGGCGCTGTCAGCATCTTCATGCACTGGGGCGTGGCGCTGACCGTCTTCAGCCTTTTCGGCCTCGGGCTGTGGATGGTCGGGCTCGACTACTATGACCCATGGCGCAAGGCCGGCCCGGACCTGCATAAAAGCATCGGTCTGGTGCTGCTGGCGGTGATGCTGTTGCGCGTGCTGTGGCGCTTTGTGAGCCCCCCACCGCCGGCACTGGCCAGTTATGGCCCGCTCACCCGCTTGGGTGCCAAGCTGGGGCATCTGGCGCTGTACCTGGGATTGTTCGCCGTAATGATCGCCGGTTACCTGATATCCACCGCCGACGGCGTAGGTATTCCGGTGTTTGGCCTGTTCGAGGTGCCCGCCCTGGTCAGCAATCTGCCAGACCAGGCGGACCTGGCTGGTGTCATTCACCTGTGGCTGGCGTGGGGTGTGGTGGTTTTTGCGGGGTTGCACGCCCTGGCCGCACTCAAGCACCATTTCATCGACCATGACGCGACCCTCATGCGCATGCTGGGCCGCAAAGCTTGA
- a CDS encoding substrate-binding periplasmic protein produces the protein MPISARLIWILLLFCLSPFALGERLRLVSDDWAPYVYEQNGQPRGIDYEVTTEVLRRLGYEVQWQFMPFKRCLAMIEQGQADGIMDVFQVESRHPYLLYVPEPMSTAELILFQTKARRHEVSSLDELAGLTVGTSPGYNYSAAFNEAEFFKREAAPTHEANFGKLALGRIDLAITDRRVGLHVIRLMGLEQQIEALPLVVSRQPQYLGLARKPGREALAQAFAEELRRFKQEPAYAAIMDHYTHDPETVANAVEQQESSTAR, from the coding sequence ATGCCAATCTCCGCCCGTCTGATCTGGATCCTGCTGCTCTTTTGCCTCAGCCCGTTCGCGCTGGGCGAGCGCTTGCGCCTGGTAAGCGATGACTGGGCACCCTATGTCTACGAGCAAAACGGTCAGCCGCGAGGCATCGACTACGAGGTCACGACCGAGGTGCTGCGTCGCCTGGGGTACGAGGTCCAATGGCAATTCATGCCCTTCAAACGTTGCCTGGCGATGATCGAGCAAGGGCAGGCCGACGGCATCATGGATGTCTTCCAGGTCGAGTCCCGCCATCCTTATTTGCTGTATGTCCCAGAACCCATGTCCACGGCCGAGTTGATCCTGTTCCAGACCAAGGCACGCCGGCATGAGGTTTCGAGCCTGGATGAGCTGGCCGGCCTGACCGTCGGCACCTCGCCAGGCTACAACTACAGTGCGGCTTTCAATGAGGCTGAGTTCTTCAAGCGCGAAGCGGCGCCGACCCATGAAGCGAACTTCGGCAAGCTGGCGCTGGGGCGCATAGACCTAGCGATCACCGACCGTAGGGTCGGCCTGCATGTCATCCGGCTCATGGGCCTGGAGCAACAGATCGAGGCCTTGCCGCTTGTCGTCAGTCGTCAGCCCCAATACCTGGGCCTGGCCCGCAAGCCCGGGCGCGAGGCACTGGCCCAGGCCTTTGCCGAGGAACTGCGACGCTTCAAGCAGGAACCGGCCTATGCGGCCATCATGGACCATTACACACACGACCCTGAGACCGTTGCGAACGCCGTTGAGCAGCAGGAAAGCAGCACAGCGCGCTAG
- a CDS encoding adenosylmethionine--8-amino-7-oxononanoate transaminase, translating into MGLNDQWMQRDLKVLWHPCTQMKDHEQLPLIPIKRGEGVWLEDFEGRRYLDAVSSWWVNVFGHANPRINERIKEQVDQLEHVILAGFSHQPVIELSERLVAMTPAGLDRVFYADNGSSCIEVALKMSFHYWQNVGKPDKKRFVTLTNSYHGETIAAMSVGDVPLFTETYKALLLDTLKVPSPDCYLRPEGVSWEAHSRTLFQVMEQTLAEHHASISAVIIEPLIQGAGGMRMYHPVYLKLLREACDRYDVHLIHDEIAVGFGRTGTMFACEQAGIRPDFLCLSKALTGGYLPLAACLTTDKVYQAFYDDYRTLRAFLHSHSYTGNPLACAAALATLDIFEQDNVIEANKALATRMASATAHLADHAHVAEIRQTGMVLAIEMVQDKAGKVPYPWQARRGLKVFEHALTRGALLRPLGSVVYFLPPYIITPEQIDFLAEVASEGIDIATRDSTRVTVPSTFHPDFRDPG; encoded by the coding sequence ATGGGCCTCAATGATCAGTGGATGCAGCGCGACCTCAAGGTCCTCTGGCACCCCTGCACCCAGATGAAAGACCACGAGCAACTACCGCTGATACCGATCAAGCGCGGTGAAGGGGTGTGGCTCGAGGATTTCGAAGGCCGGCGCTACCTGGATGCTGTGAGCAGCTGGTGGGTAAACGTGTTCGGCCATGCCAACCCGCGTATCAATGAGCGCATCAAGGAGCAGGTCGACCAGCTTGAGCACGTGATTCTGGCAGGCTTCAGCCACCAGCCTGTCATCGAGCTGTCCGAACGCCTGGTGGCCATGACGCCAGCCGGGCTCGACCGGGTGTTCTACGCCGACAATGGCTCGTCCTGCATCGAAGTGGCGCTGAAGATGAGCTTTCACTACTGGCAGAACGTCGGCAAGCCGGACAAGAAGCGGTTCGTCACCCTGACCAACAGCTATCACGGGGAAACCATCGCCGCCATGTCCGTCGGTGACGTCCCGTTGTTCACCGAAACCTACAAGGCGTTGCTGCTCGACACCCTAAAAGTCCCGAGCCCCGATTGCTATCTGCGCCCGGAGGGCGTCAGCTGGGAGGCGCATTCACGCACCCTGTTCCAGGTCATGGAGCAGACCTTGGCCGAGCATCATGCCTCGATCAGCGCGGTCATCATCGAGCCGTTGATCCAGGGCGCCGGCGGCATGCGCATGTACCATCCGGTCTATCTCAAGCTCTTGCGCGAAGCCTGCGATCGCTACGACGTGCACCTGATCCATGACGAGATCGCGGTTGGCTTCGGTCGCACGGGCACCATGTTCGCCTGCGAGCAGGCAGGTATTCGCCCGGACTTCCTGTGCCTGTCCAAGGCCCTGACCGGGGGGTATCTGCCCCTGGCTGCCTGCCTGACCACCGACAAGGTGTACCAGGCGTTCTATGACGACTACCGCACGTTGCGCGCGTTCTTGCATTCGCACAGCTACACCGGCAACCCGCTGGCGTGCGCGGCCGCCTTGGCCACCCTCGACATCTTCGAGCAAGACAACGTGATCGAGGCCAACAAGGCGCTGGCTACGCGCATGGCCAGCGCCACTGCGCATCTGGCCGACCATGCCCACGTGGCCGAGATTCGCCAGACCGGCATGGTCCTGGCCATCGAAATGGTCCAGGACAAGGCCGGCAAGGTGCCCTACCCCTGGCAGGCGCGACGCGGCCTCAAAGTGTTCGAGCATGCCCTGACCCGTGGCGCGCTGCTGCGCCCGCTGGGCAGTGTGGTGTATTTCCTGCCACCGTATATCATCACGCCCGAACAGATCGACTTCCTGGCCGAAGTGGCCAGCGAAGGCATCGACATCGCCACCCGCGACAGCACCCGCGTGACGGTGCCCAGCACCTTCCACCCGGATTTTCGCGATCCGGGCTGA
- the ahcY gene encoding adenosylhomocysteinase produces the protein MSAANMPAGFTDFKVADISLAAWGRRETIIAESEMPALMGLRRKYQAEQPLKGAKILGCIHMTIQTAVLIETLVALGAEVRWSSCNIFSTQDQAAASIAAAGIPVFAWKGETEQEYEWCLEQTILKDGQPWDANMVLDDGGDLTELLHKKYPQVLERVHGVTEETTTGVHRLLDMLAKGELKVPAINVNDSVTKSKNDNKYGCRHSLNDAIKRGTDHLLSGKQALVIGYGDVGKGSAQSLRQEGMIVKVTEVDPICAMQACMDGFEVVSPFLDGLNDGTEASVDKALLGKIDLIVTTTGNVNVCDANMLKALKKRAVVCNIGHFDNEIDTAFMRKNWAWEEVKPQVHKIHRTGAGSFDPQNDDYLILLAEGRLVNLGNATGHPSRIMDGSFANQVLAQIFLFEQKYADLSAEKKAERLTVEVLPKKLDEEVALEMVRGFGGVVTQLTKQQADYIGVTVEGPFKPDAYRY, from the coding sequence ATGAGCGCTGCAAACATGCCTGCTGGTTTTACCGATTTCAAAGTTGCCGACATCTCTCTGGCCGCCTGGGGCCGTCGCGAAACCATCATCGCCGAATCGGAAATGCCTGCGCTGATGGGCCTGCGCCGCAAGTACCAGGCCGAGCAACCGCTCAAGGGTGCCAAGATCCTGGGCTGCATCCACATGACCATCCAGACTGCCGTGCTGATCGAAACCCTGGTCGCCCTGGGTGCCGAAGTGCGCTGGTCGTCGTGCAACATCTTCTCCACCCAGGACCAGGCCGCCGCCTCCATTGCAGCCGCCGGTATCCCGGTCTTCGCCTGGAAGGGTGAAACCGAGCAGGAATACGAATGGTGCCTGGAACAGACCATCCTCAAGGACGGCCAGCCCTGGGATGCCAACATGGTCCTGGATGACGGTGGCGACCTGACCGAGCTGCTGCACAAGAAGTACCCACAGGTGCTCGAGCGCGTCCACGGCGTGACCGAAGAAACCACCACCGGCGTGCACCGCCTGCTGGACATGCTGGCCAAGGGCGAGCTGAAGGTTCCGGCCATCAACGTCAACGACTCGGTCACCAAGAGCAAGAACGACAACAAGTACGGCTGCCGTCACAGCCTGAACGATGCCATCAAGCGCGGTACCGACCACCTGCTGTCGGGCAAGCAGGCCCTGGTGATCGGCTACGGTGACGTGGGCAAGGGCTCGGCTCAGTCGCTGCGTCAGGAAGGCATGATCGTCAAGGTCACCGAAGTCGACCCCATCTGCGCGATGCAGGCCTGCATGGACGGTTTCGAAGTGGTTTCGCCCTTCCTCGATGGCCTGAACGATGGCACCGAGGCCAGTGTCGACAAGGCGCTGCTGGGCAAGATCGACCTGATCGTCACCACCACCGGTAACGTCAACGTCTGCGACGCCAACATGCTCAAGGCCCTGAAAAAGCGTGCCGTTGTCTGCAACATCGGCCACTTCGACAACGAAATCGATACCGCTTTCATGCGCAAGAACTGGGCATGGGAAGAGGTCAAGCCGCAGGTGCACAAGATTCACCGCACTGGTGCTGGCAGCTTCGATCCTCAGAACGACGACTACCTGATCCTGCTGGCCGAAGGCCGCCTGGTCAACCTGGGCAATGCCACTGGCCACCCAAGCCGCATCATGGACGGCTCCTTCGCCAACCAGGTCCTGGCACAGATCTTCCTGTTCGAGCAGAAGTACGCCGACCTGTCGGCCGAGAAGAAAGCCGAGCGCCTGACGGTCGAAGTGCTGCCCAAGAAGCTCGACGAAGAAGTAGCCCTGGAAATGGTCCGCGGTTTTGGCGGCGTGGTTACCCAGTTGACCAAGCAGCAGGCCGACTACATCGGCGTAACCGTTGAAGGCCCGTTCAAGCCTGACGCTTACCGTTACTGA
- a CDS encoding 16S rRNA (uracil(1498)-N(3))-methyltransferase, with translation MRLSRFFIDAPLSLGEHDLPEAQAHYIGRVLRMAAGDPVQLFDGSGQEYRGQLLEVGKKAVRVSLDQAFAGQADSPLQVHLGQGLSRGERMDWAIQKATELGANEITPIVSERCEVRLKDERADKRLAHWRQVAISACEQCGRSSLPIIHPPITLAEWLAATQAQLKLVLHPVAEPLVSHAKPASLAFLIGPEGGLSEPEVEQAKAAGFHAARLGPRVLRTETAPVVALAVAQQLWGDF, from the coding sequence ATGAGACTGTCCCGCTTCTTCATCGACGCCCCCCTGAGCCTTGGCGAACACGACCTGCCCGAGGCACAGGCCCACTACATCGGCCGCGTATTGCGCATGGCGGCGGGTGACCCCGTGCAGCTGTTCGACGGCAGCGGCCAGGAATACCGTGGGCAGTTGCTGGAGGTGGGCAAGAAAGCCGTGCGCGTGAGCCTGGACCAGGCATTCGCTGGCCAAGCCGACTCACCGCTGCAGGTGCACCTGGGCCAAGGGCTGTCGCGGGGCGAGCGTATGGACTGGGCCATCCAGAAAGCCACCGAGCTGGGCGCCAATGAGATCACCCCGATCGTCAGCGAGCGGTGCGAGGTGCGCCTGAAGGACGAGCGCGCCGACAAGCGCCTGGCCCACTGGCGGCAAGTGGCAATCAGCGCCTGCGAACAGTGTGGCCGCTCCAGCCTGCCGATCATCCACCCGCCCATCACCCTGGCTGAGTGGCTGGCCGCCACCCAGGCGCAGCTCAAGCTGGTGTTGCATCCGGTAGCCGAACCGCTGGTCAGCCATGCCAAACCGGCAAGCCTGGCGTTCCTGATTGGCCCAGAAGGCGGCTTGAGCGAACCCGAGGTCGAGCAGGCCAAGGCAGCGGGCTTTCATGCGGCGCGCCTGGGCCCGCGGGTATTGCGCACCGAAACCGCCCCCGTGGTGGCCCTTGCAGTGGCACAACAGCTCTGGGGTGATTTCTAA
- a CDS encoding DEAD/DEAH box helicase, whose amino-acid sequence MSFASLGLSEALVRAIEAAGYTQPTPVQQRAIPAVLQGRDLMVAAQTGTGKTGGFALPILERLFPAGHPDKSQRHGPRQPRVLVLTPTRELAAQVHDSFKLYARDLPLVSACVFGGVGMNPQVQAIAKGVDVLVACPGRLLDLAGQGKVDLAHVEILVLDEADRMLDMGFIHDVKKVLARLPAKRQNLLFSATFSKDITDLADKLLHNPERIEVTPPNTTVERIEQRVYRLPASHKRALLAHLITLGAWEQVLVFTRTKHGANRLAEYLEKHGLTAAAIHGNKSQNARTKALADFKANNIRVLVATDIAARGLDIDQLPHVVNFELPNVEEDYVHRIGRTGRAGRSGEAISLVAPDEEKLLKSIERVTRQKIADGDLMGFDASQVEAEKPEVRERQQTNGRGGRGQQARGEGGKDANGGRKDKGKDKGKTRQQAADKPADKEKAGDRQQQPRKPRDKKPRQQQASNATPPVMQPNRDPEEFLDDDVDNFGNRADYVSPYQNGKAQGRNRRPAGNGGQPQGGTPRTNAGGQGRNNGQPRTGGGEKRPPRGNNGGAARRDGGARGGRPPRDAAARLEPAVGNTRQPQHQPVIIRKESKLDRYPTPEQLDDLPSRPRGERPALLTRKGS is encoded by the coding sequence ATGTCCTTTGCTTCCCTCGGTCTCTCCGAGGCTCTTGTCCGCGCCATTGAAGCCGCGGGCTATACCCAGCCGACCCCCGTGCAACAGCGGGCAATTCCCGCCGTGTTGCAAGGCCGCGACCTGATGGTCGCCGCACAAACCGGTACCGGTAAGACCGGCGGCTTCGCCCTGCCGATTCTCGAACGTCTGTTCCCGGCCGGTCACCCTGACAAATCCCAGCGCCATGGCCCACGCCAGCCACGCGTCCTGGTACTGACCCCGACCCGCGAACTCGCAGCCCAGGTGCACGACAGCTTCAAGCTGTACGCCCGCGACCTGCCGCTGGTCAGTGCGTGCGTCTTCGGCGGCGTCGGCATGAACCCGCAGGTGCAGGCCATTGCCAAGGGCGTCGACGTCCTGGTTGCCTGCCCTGGCCGCCTGCTCGATCTGGCCGGTCAAGGCAAGGTTGACCTGGCCCATGTAGAAATTCTGGTCCTGGATGAAGCTGACCGCATGCTCGACATGGGCTTCATCCACGACGTCAAGAAAGTGCTGGCCCGCCTGCCGGCCAAACGCCAGAACCTGCTGTTCTCGGCCACGTTCTCCAAAGACATCACCGACCTTGCCGACAAGCTCCTGCACAACCCGGAGCGCATCGAGGTCACCCCGCCCAACACCACCGTCGAGCGCATCGAGCAGCGTGTCTACCGCCTGCCGGCCAGCCACAAGCGTGCTCTGTTGGCGCACCTGATCACCCTGGGTGCGTGGGAGCAAGTGCTGGTCTTCACCCGCACCAAGCACGGCGCCAACCGCCTGGCCGAGTATCTGGAAAAGCACGGCCTGACTGCCGCCGCCATCCACGGCAACAAGAGCCAGAACGCGCGCACCAAGGCCCTGGCTGATTTCAAGGCCAACAACATTCGCGTTCTGGTCGCCACCGACATCGCCGCTCGCGGGCTGGACATCGACCAACTGCCCCACGTCGTCAACTTCGAGCTGCCCAACGTCGAAGAAGACTACGTGCACCGCATTGGCCGTACTGGCCGCGCCGGTCGCTCGGGCGAGGCCATCTCCCTGGTGGCACCTGACGAGGAAAAACTGCTCAAGAGCATCGAGCGCGTGACCCGTCAGAAAATCGCGGACGGCGACCTGATGGGCTTCGATGCCAGCCAGGTCGAGGCCGAGAAGCCCGAAGTACGCGAACGCCAGCAAACCAATGGCCGCGGCGGTCGTGGTCAGCAGGCCCGTGGCGAGGGTGGCAAAGACGCCAACGGTGGCCGCAAGGACAAGGGCAAGGACAAGGGCAAGACCCGCCAGCAGGCTGCGGACAAACCCGCTGACAAGGAAAAGGCCGGCGACAGGCAGCAACAGCCGCGCAAGCCACGTGACAAAAAGCCTCGTCAGCAACAGGCCAGTAACGCTACCCCTCCGGTCATGCAGCCCAACCGCGACCCGGAAGAGTTTCTGGATGACGATGTAGACAACTTCGGTAACCGTGCCGACTACGTAAGCCCCTACCAGAATGGCAAGGCACAGGGCCGCAACCGTCGTCCAGCCGGTAATGGCGGTCAACCGCAAGGGGGTACGCCGCGTACCAATGCCGGTGGTCAAGGCCGCAACAACGGTCAACCCCGTACTGGCGGTGGCGAAAAACGCCCGCCTCGCGGCAATAATGGCGGCGCTGCCCGCCGTGACGGCGGCGCACGTGGTGGTCGTCCACCGCGTGACGCCGCCGCCCGCCTGGAACCGGCCGTGGGTAACACGCGCCAGCCCCAGCATCAGCCTGTGATCATCCGCAAGGAATCCAAGCTGGACCGTTATCCGACTCCCGAGCAACTGGACGATCTGCCAAGCCGTCCGCGGGGCGAACGCCCGGCACTGCTGACCCGCAAGGGGTCGTAA
- the metF gene encoding methylenetetrahydrofolate reductase [NAD(P)H]: MSQERRYSFEFFPTKTDAGHEKLMGVARQLAACNPDFFSCTYGAGGSTRDRTLNTVLQLESQVQVPAAPHLSCVGDTKAELRALLAEYKQVGIKRIVALRGDLPSGMGMASGEMRYASDLVEFIRQETGDHFHLEVAAYPEMHPQARNFEADLANFAHKVKAGADSAITQYFFNADSYFYFVERAQKLGVDIPVVPGIMPITNYSKLARFSDACGAEIPRWIRKQLEAYADDTASIQAFGEEVITRMCEELLQGGAPSLHFYTLNQAEPSMAIWNNLQPSR; encoded by the coding sequence ATGTCACAGGAACGCCGCTACAGTTTCGAGTTCTTCCCGACCAAAACCGACGCAGGTCATGAAAAGCTGATGGGCGTGGCGCGCCAGTTGGCCGCCTGCAACCCTGATTTCTTCTCCTGCACCTATGGCGCTGGTGGTTCCACCCGCGACCGCACGCTCAACACCGTGTTGCAACTGGAGAGCCAGGTGCAGGTGCCGGCTGCGCCCCACCTCTCGTGCGTGGGCGATACCAAGGCCGAGTTGCGCGCGCTGCTGGCCGAGTACAAGCAAGTCGGCATCAAGCGCATCGTCGCACTGCGCGGTGACTTGCCTTCGGGCATGGGCATGGCCAGTGGCGAGATGCGTTATGCCAGCGACCTGGTCGAGTTCATCCGTCAGGAAACGGGTGACCACTTCCACCTCGAAGTCGCCGCCTACCCCGAGATGCACCCGCAGGCACGCAACTTCGAAGCCGACCTGGCCAATTTCGCGCACAAGGTCAAGGCCGGTGCCGACAGCGCCATCACCCAGTACTTCTTCAACGCCGACAGCTACTTCTACTTCGTCGAGCGGGCCCAGAAGCTGGGCGTGGACATTCCAGTGGTGCCCGGCATCATGCCGATCACCAACTACAGCAAGCTGGCGCGTTTTTCCGACGCCTGTGGCGCCGAAATTCCACGCTGGATTCGCAAACAGCTCGAAGCCTATGCGGACGATACGGCCAGCATCCAGGCCTTCGGGGAAGAAGTCATCACCCGCATGTGCGAGGAGCTGCTGCAAGGCGGCGCACCGAGCCTGCACTTCTATACCTTGAACCAGGCAGAACCGAGCATGGCGATCTGGAACAACCTCCAACCCTCTCGTTGA
- a CDS encoding FAD-dependent oxidoreductase — protein MAAAWVRLCALVLIGVSSGAALASDKTPTAIVVGGGMAGLTAAYELQNKGWQVTLLEAKAGMGGRSGLATSEWIGNTKAQPVLNQYVDRFKLDTLPAPEFVRTPGYLIDGEYFSAADLALKQPATAEALKRYEKTLDDLARSIDDPLNPQATSTLFALDQINVSSWLDKLQLPATARQLVNQQIRSRYDEPSRLSLLYFAQQNRVYRDVSDRDLRAARLPGGSPVLAQAFVKQLKTIKTGSPVSAIVQDKDGVTVKVGSVGYRADYVVMAVPLRALAKIQMTPGLDNQHVAALKGTNYGWRDQVMLKFKKPVWESRARMSGEIFSNTGLGMLWIEPALKGGANVVINLSGDNARLLQAFGDKQMVDQVLIRLHTFYPQARGAFTGYEVKRYSADAGTGGAYLAYGPGQISKYWRLWERPVQRIAFAGEHTDALYPGTLEGALRSGQRAAGQVQDLLAGKSFDPVKAVPVAATAAAGAAAAKSKGNFFTNLFGGGASDKDKAVDQAPAKPETQSADATGQKKPGFFARLFGAKETPAPAPQPAAKAAEVAPVAPPAAQPAAQPAAQAPAQAPASPAPVVKAAPTKAATTKAAPVKQAPAHKPAAKPVHKPAHKPADSKKAATKPAPAKKPATDSQAKAS, from the coding sequence ATGGCTGCTGCTTGGGTGCGCCTGTGCGCGTTGGTATTGATTGGTGTTTCCAGCGGTGCCGCGCTGGCGAGTGACAAGACGCCCACGGCAATCGTCGTGGGCGGCGGCATGGCGGGCCTTACCGCAGCCTATGAGCTGCAGAACAAGGGCTGGCAGGTGACCCTGCTCGAAGCCAAGGCAGGCATGGGCGGCCGCTCGGGCCTGGCCACCAGCGAATGGATCGGCAATACCAAGGCGCAGCCGGTACTCAACCAGTACGTTGATCGCTTCAAGCTCGACACGCTGCCGGCGCCCGAATTCGTGCGCACCCCTGGGTACCTGATCGATGGCGAGTACTTCAGTGCCGCAGACCTGGCCCTCAAGCAGCCGGCCACGGCCGAAGCTCTCAAGCGCTACGAGAAAACCCTGGACGACCTGGCCCGTTCGATCGACGATCCGCTCAACCCCCAGGCGACCAGCACCCTGTTCGCTCTGGACCAGATCAACGTGTCCTCCTGGCTGGACAAGTTGCAGTTACCTGCCACGGCCCGTCAGTTGGTCAACCAGCAGATCCGCAGCCGCTACGACGAACCGTCGCGCCTGTCGCTGCTGTATTTCGCCCAGCAGAACCGCGTCTACCGTGACGTGAGCGACCGTGACCTGCGTGCAGCGCGGCTGCCCGGCGGCAGCCCGGTGCTGGCGCAGGCGTTCGTCAAGCAACTGAAGACCATCAAGACCGGCTCGCCGGTGAGTGCAATCGTTCAGGACAAGGACGGCGTTACCGTGAAAGTCGGCAGCGTGGGTTACCGCGCCGATTACGTGGTGATGGCCGTGCCCCTGCGTGCACTGGCCAAGATCCAGATGACGCCTGGCCTGGATAACCAGCATGTGGCGGCGCTCAAGGGCACCAACTACGGTTGGCGCGACCAGGTGATGCTCAAGTTCAAGAAACCGGTCTGGGAAAGTCGGGCGCGTATGTCGGGTGAGATCTTCAGCAATACGGGCCTTGGCATGTTGTGGATCGAACCGGCCCTCAAGGGCGGTGCCAACGTGGTGATCAACCTTTCCGGCGACAACGCCCGCCTGCTGCAGGCCTTTGGTGACAAGCAGATGGTCGACCAGGTGCTCATTCGCCTGCATACCTTCTACCCTCAGGCCCGTGGCGCTTTCACCGGTTATGAAGTCAAGCGCTACAGCGCCGATGCCGGCACTGGGGGTGCCTACCTGGCCTATGGACCTGGCCAGATCAGCAAGTACTGGCGCCTTTGGGAGCGCCCGGTACAACGCATCGCCTTTGCCGGTGAGCACACCGATGCCTTGTACCCAGGCACCCTTGAAGGCGCACTGCGCAGCGGTCAACGGGCTGCCGGCCAAGTGCAGGACCTGCTGGCCGGCAAGTCGTTCGACCCGGTCAAGGCCGTGCCAGTGGCAGCGACCGCCGCTGCAGGCGCGGCAGCGGCCAAGAGCAAGGGCAATTTCTTCACCAACCTGTTCGGCGGCGGCGCGTCCGACAAGGACAAGGCAGTCGACCAAGCGCCGGCCAAGCCTGAGACCCAATCGGCCGATGCGACGGGCCAGAAAAAACCAGGCTTCTTCGCTCGCCTGTTCGGTGCCAAGGAAACCCCGGCGCCAGCGCCTCAACCGGCGGCCAAGGCAGCTGAAGTAGCCCCTGTGGCGCCACCCGCAGCGCAACCGGCGGCGCAACCGGCGGCGCAAGCCCCGGCACAGGCACCGGCCAGCCCGGCGCCCGTCGTCAAGGCAGCGCCCACCAAGGCGGCAACCACCAAGGCTGCCCCGGTCAAGCAGGCGCCGGCCCACAAGCCAGCGGCCAAACCGGTGCACAAGCCAGCGCACAAGCCTGCCGACAGCAAAAAAGCTGCTACCAAGCCGGCGCCAGCCAAGAAGCCTGCAACCGATAGCCAGGCCAAGGCGAGCTGA
- a CDS encoding YceI family protein: MLKKTFAALALGTALFSAGQAMAAEYKIDKEGQHAFVDWKISHLGYSFIHGTFKDFDGNFTWDSAKPEASKISVDLKTASLWSNHAERDKHIASADFLDVKKYPDAKFVSTSVKSTGDKTADVTGDLTLHGVTKPVTFKATFNGEGKDPWGGERAGFNATTTLNLNDFGIKGPGPTSQTLDLDISVEGVKQK, encoded by the coding sequence ATGTTGAAAAAGACTTTTGCCGCTCTGGCGCTCGGTACTGCTCTGTTCTCCGCTGGCCAGGCCATGGCAGCCGAGTACAAGATCGACAAGGAAGGCCAGCACGCTTTCGTGGACTGGAAGATCAGCCACCTGGGCTACAGCTTCATTCACGGTACGTTCAAGGACTTTGACGGTAACTTCACTTGGGACAGTGCCAAGCCTGAAGCCAGCAAGATCAGCGTCGACCTAAAAACCGCCAGCCTGTGGTCGAACCACGCCGAGCGTGACAAGCACATTGCCAGCGCCGACTTCCTGGACGTGAAGAAGTACCCGGATGCCAAGTTCGTATCCACCAGCGTCAAGTCCACGGGTGACAAGACCGCTGACGTGACCGGTGACCTGACCCTGCACGGCGTGACCAAGCCGGTGACGTTCAAGGCTACCTTCAATGGTGAGGGCAAGGACCCGTGGGGCGGTGAGCGCGCTGGCTTCAACGCCACCACCACCTTGAACCTGAACGACTTCGGCATCAAAGGCCCAGGTCCAACCTCGCAAACGCTGGATCTGGACATCAGCGTCGAGGGCGTGAAGCAGAAGTAA
- a CDS encoding acyl-CoA thioesterase, giving the protein MNFHTRKWVKPEDLNPNGTLFGGSLLRWIDEEAAIYAIVQLGNQRVVTKYMSEINFVSASRKGDIIELGITATEFGRTSITLRCEVRNKITRKSILTVERMVFVNLGEDGLPAPHGRTEIKYVQDQFPDSAVE; this is encoded by the coding sequence ATGAACTTCCATACCCGCAAGTGGGTTAAACCCGAAGACCTCAACCCCAACGGCACGCTGTTCGGTGGCAGCCTGCTGCGCTGGATCGACGAGGAAGCGGCCATCTATGCCATCGTGCAGCTGGGCAACCAGCGCGTGGTGACCAAGTACATGTCGGAAATCAACTTCGTCAGTGCCTCGCGCAAAGGCGACATCATCGAGCTGGGCATCACGGCCACCGAGTTCGGCCGCACCTCGATCACGCTGCGCTGCGAAGTGCGCAACAAGATCACGCGCAAGAGCATCCTGACCGTCGAACGCATGGTCTTCGTGAACCTGGGCGAGGACGGTCTGCCTGCACCGCACGGGCGTACCGAGATCAAGTACGTGCAGGACCAGTTCCCCGATTCTGCCGTGGAGTGA